Proteins encoded within one genomic window of Propionispora vibrioides:
- a CDS encoding HelD family protein, with protein MTQQHSEFDLERQHLAKTIADMKQIVEELNTDIDERLQRAQKSLSLKDEISAYVHTMLRSDHSYRIHDLEAALPSPYFGRVDFREDGTPDFHSYYIGRTKVARLHIEQDEDILVFDWRDPVSTIFYECYGGRASYEVLGRYHYEGDVRVKRQYKIEDGELKSMVDNYVMDQILSRQQQALLGDPLLTERLKAGAADKLKDIITSIQAEQNQIIRQPLQQVTIIQGVAGSGKSTIGLHRLSYLLYNEKLKPERLIVIAPNRIFLDYISDLLPDIDAADVKQLVWDDLVTALTGRVFTITANDRLEHILAGRDKKSSRLLADTAQLKGSLDFLKVLQAYVEHKLQRFCVKLVDIRLFDSGLTVTAQEQLDTFMEEGKTPYNERLHSLIRHITFRVNNYVEVLEARQKQGTVADEAVKRCSRERDKFLGSYFKRWQPLELLEAYRELYASKMMFKPLKDMRYDLDAIRSHSQDVLSAGLVEREDLALLAYLAFLLDGWPRTIRYDHIVVDEAQDLNAVEFAMLKRLSSNGSFTIMGDVSQGIHSYRSINSWNVLTKGVFADDRTVYREILHSYRSAKEIIDVFNCVVPAGHSQAIPVYETGRRPVLKKMMSVSDGLRHCFDSIKEFIAGGAASVAVITKREAEAMALYEPLSAAATEADLALPVYLLAGEETLYRGSISIAPVALAKGLEFDAVVVWNASATEYPPEPLARRLLYVALSRAMHNLHILYQGNLTPLLKDWRPQGDA; from the coding sequence ATGACGCAACAACATTCAGAATTTGATCTGGAACGCCAGCATTTGGCGAAAACGATAGCCGATATGAAGCAGATTGTTGAGGAACTGAATACGGACATTGATGAACGGTTGCAGCGGGCTCAGAAGTCATTGTCGCTGAAGGATGAGATCAGCGCCTATGTGCACACGATGCTGCGCAGTGATCACTCGTACCGGATTCATGACCTGGAAGCCGCTTTGCCCAGTCCTTACTTTGGCCGGGTGGATTTCCGGGAGGACGGAACACCGGATTTTCACAGCTACTATATTGGGCGTACCAAGGTGGCCCGCCTGCATATTGAACAGGACGAGGATATACTGGTTTTTGACTGGCGTGATCCGGTTTCCACCATTTTTTATGAATGCTATGGTGGCCGGGCCAGTTATGAAGTGCTGGGGCGTTATCATTATGAAGGCGATGTCCGGGTGAAACGGCAATACAAAATCGAAGACGGCGAACTGAAAAGCATGGTGGATAATTATGTCATGGATCAGATCTTGTCGCGTCAGCAGCAGGCGCTGCTTGGCGATCCGCTGTTGACAGAGCGGCTGAAAGCGGGCGCGGCGGATAAATTGAAAGACATTATCACCTCTATTCAGGCCGAACAGAATCAGATTATCCGGCAGCCGCTGCAGCAGGTTACCATCATTCAGGGGGTGGCCGGCTCGGGCAAAAGCACCATCGGGCTGCACCGCTTATCCTACTTGCTATACAATGAAAAGTTGAAGCCTGAACGGCTGATTGTCATTGCACCTAACCGGATTTTTTTGGACTATATATCGGATTTGCTGCCGGACATTGATGCGGCTGATGTGAAACAACTGGTCTGGGATGATCTGGTTACCGCCCTCACCGGCCGGGTCTTTACCATTACGGCTAACGACCGGCTGGAACATATACTGGCTGGCCGGGACAAAAAAAGCAGCCGTCTGCTGGCCGATACCGCTCAACTCAAGGGCTCCCTGGATTTTCTAAAAGTGCTGCAGGCTTATGTGGAGCATAAACTGCAGCGATTTTGTGTCAAGCTGGTGGATATCCGGCTGTTTGACAGCGGTCTGACCGTTACCGCCCAGGAGCAGTTGGATACCTTTATGGAGGAAGGCAAAACGCCGTATAATGAGCGGCTGCATTCGCTGATCCGGCATATTACCTTCCGGGTGAACAATTATGTGGAGGTGCTGGAGGCCAGGCAGAAACAGGGTACGGTAGCTGATGAAGCGGTTAAGCGGTGCAGCCGGGAAAGAGATAAATTTCTGGGCAGCTATTTTAAACGCTGGCAGCCGCTGGAACTGCTGGAAGCCTATCGTGAGCTGTATGCCAGCAAAATGATGTTTAAACCGCTAAAAGATATGCGGTATGATCTGGACGCTATTCGCAGCCATTCGCAGGATGTACTGTCCGCCGGTCTGGTAGAGCGGGAGGATTTGGCGTTACTGGCCTATCTGGCCTTTTTGCTGGACGGGTGGCCCCGGACGATCCGCTACGATCATATTGTTGTCGATGAGGCGCAGGATTTAAATGCCGTGGAATTTGCCATGTTAAAACGATTGTCCAGCAACGGCTCGTTTACTATTATGGGGGATGTGTCCCAGGGGATTCATTCGTACCGGAGCATCAACAGTTGGAATGTATTGACCAAAGGGGTCTTTGCTGACGACCGGACGGTATACCGGGAAATTCTGCACAGTTATCGTTCGGCTAAAGAAATTATTGATGTGTTTAACTGTGTGGTGCCTGCCGGTCATTCCCAGGCCATTCCGGTCTATGAGACCGGACGCAGGCCAGTACTGAAAAAAATGATGTCTGTCAGCGACGGCTTGCGGCACTGTTTTGACAGCATCAAAGAATTTATTGCCGGCGGTGCTGCTTCGGTGGCCGTTATTACCAAACGGGAGGCTGAAGCCATGGCGCTTTATGAGCCGTTGTCAGCCGCCGCGACCGAAGCAGACCTTGCGCTGCCGGTCTATCTGCTGGCCGGCGAGGAAACCCTGTACCGGGGCAGCATTTCGATAGCTCCCGTGGCACTGGCCAAGGGGTTGGAATTTGACGCCGTAGTGGTCTGGAACGCCTCGGCCACCGAATACCCACCGGAACCGTTGGCGCGGCGTCTGCTCTATGTGGCCTTGTCCCGGGCGATGCATAACCTGCATATTCTATATCAGGGAAACCTGACGCCGCTCCTCAAAGACTGGCGGCCGCAAGGGGATGCGTGA
- a CDS encoding DUF2164 family protein, whose protein sequence is MELCKLDALKQEELIKKIQAFFREERQETLDETQASRFLSFMLQETGHYLYDQALEESRFFLAQKLENILGVKRDPIH, encoded by the coding sequence ATGGAACTATGCAAACTTGACGCATTAAAACAGGAAGAACTTATCAAAAAAATACAGGCTTTCTTTCGAGAAGAACGGCAGGAAACACTGGATGAAACGCAGGCATCCCGCTTTCTCAGCTTCATGCTCCAGGAAACCGGCCATTACCTTTATGATCAGGCACTGGAAGAAAGCCGCTTCTTTTTGGCGCAAAAACTGGAGAATATATTGGGCGTAAAAAGAGATCCCATCCATTAG
- a CDS encoding DoxX family protein, translating into MTNRQYEYSLLVLRVTLGVIFLAHGLQKISQLDGVIQFFGSLGMPPFAVYAVAATETIGGAMLLTGFFPRIASIGISLVMLGAIFTTKLDKGLLNGYEYELMLLSAAVAVGLSGSRILSLGEALKAKKQPEQKQF; encoded by the coding sequence ATGACTAATCGTCAGTACGAATATAGTTTGCTGGTGCTCCGCGTAACGCTGGGCGTCATCTTTTTAGCCCATGGCTTGCAAAAAATCAGTCAACTGGATGGGGTTATCCAGTTCTTTGGATCACTCGGCATGCCGCCTTTTGCCGTTTATGCGGTGGCGGCCACGGAAACCATCGGCGGCGCTATGCTGCTGACCGGGTTCTTCCCGCGCATCGCTTCCATTGGTATCAGCCTGGTGATGCTGGGCGCTATTTTTACTACCAAGCTGGATAAGGGATTGCTTAACGGCTATGAGTATGAATTGATGCTGCTAAGCGCGGCCGTGGCTGTGGGACTTTCCGGCAGCCGCATCCTCTCGCTGGGAGAGGCTTTAAAGGCAAAAAAACAGCCTGAACAAAAGCAGTTTTAA
- a CDS encoding RNA polymerase sigma factor, with the protein MAEQDIAVDRDILDLYQSGQEEQAFKLFINQYQARLYSLAYRLLGNHDDAMDALQEILLQLHRSLKNFKGQSGLYTWVYRLSSNVCLNFRRKMRKPGGQLEWTENLQQAVLPVERPNEDPDTMCETKYSQFLIQQAVLKLPDSQRVPVVLHDLEGLSLAEIAAVLDSNPNAIKARLQRGRAALRRIISKGFVVKGMEGVGVFTVGHTGKLM; encoded by the coding sequence ATGGCCGAACAGGATATTGCAGTTGACCGGGATATTTTAGATTTATATCAGTCGGGACAGGAGGAACAGGCCTTTAAACTGTTCATCAATCAGTATCAGGCGCGGCTGTATTCATTGGCTTACCGTCTGCTGGGCAATCATGATGATGCGATGGATGCGCTGCAGGAAATACTGTTGCAGCTTCACCGTTCGCTGAAAAACTTTAAAGGACAGTCCGGTTTATATACCTGGGTATACCGTCTAAGCTCCAATGTCTGCCTGAATTTCCGCAGAAAAATGCGTAAGCCCGGCGGGCAGCTGGAATGGACGGAAAACCTGCAGCAGGCGGTATTGCCTGTGGAGCGCCCCAATGAGGACCCTGATACCATGTGCGAGACAAAATACAGTCAGTTTTTGATTCAGCAAGCGGTTTTAAAATTGCCTGACAGTCAGCGCGTGCCTGTCGTGCTGCATGATTTGGAGGGGCTGTCGCTGGCGGAGATCGCTGCCGTGCTGGATAGCAACCCCAATGCGATTAAGGCGCGGCTGCAACGCGGCCGGGCGGCACTGCGGCGGATCATCAGCAAGGGGTTTGTCGTCAAAGGGATGGAAGGCGTCGGGGTATTTACGGTAGGTCATACCGGAAAACTCATGTAA
- a CDS encoding dioxygenase family protein, which yields MKDTIRGLIAPHAPTMLEDELDRKASAVNIKLQEIGKELLDWGIEAVVAVSTHWQTESFLVDDADFHRTVTDYYGFRREIEYDVAGKPELARQLLASGEKNLVYPAAAQHGVDHAITIPLHFMFPEKNIPVIPVSVAGSALSAFRWGRILGHTLRQWGGKTLMLVSGSLSHDLMAFMTGRRRDEYEAFDRQVMQLLTAGNGMDLLNMDSRLIAAAKPEGAFRDLYMLLGAMGSQSRGRVAAYENLPGVGLGVIEFTEAAYAETEEEWLAAFPASGSIH from the coding sequence ATGAAAGACACAATTCGCGGACTTATTGCACCGCATGCTCCGACCATGCTGGAGGATGAACTGGACCGGAAAGCATCGGCCGTAAATATAAAGTTGCAGGAAATCGGCAAAGAACTGCTGGACTGGGGAATTGAAGCGGTGGTGGCCGTCAGCACCCATTGGCAGACCGAAAGCTTTCTGGTGGACGATGCGGACTTTCACCGGACGGTGACTGATTACTATGGTTTCCGCCGGGAAATCGAATATGATGTGGCCGGTAAGCCGGAACTGGCGCGACAGTTGTTAGCGTCCGGTGAAAAAAATCTAGTCTATCCGGCTGCCGCACAACACGGTGTTGATCATGCCATTACCATTCCGCTGCATTTTATGTTTCCGGAAAAAAATATCCCGGTCATTCCCGTTTCGGTGGCCGGCTCGGCCTTGTCGGCTTTTCGCTGGGGCCGGATTCTCGGCCATACCCTGCGGCAGTGGGGCGGCAAGACATTGATGTTAGTATCCGGTTCACTGTCGCATGATTTAATGGCCTTTATGACCGGCCGTCGCCGCGACGAGTATGAGGCATTTGACCGGCAGGTCATGCAATTGCTGACAGCAGGAAATGGCATGGATTTGTTAAATATGGACAGTAGGCTGATTGCGGCGGCCAAGCCGGAAGGTGCCTTCCGGGATTTGTATATGTTGCTGGGGGCCATGGGGTCGCAGAGCCGGGGCCGGGTAGCGGCCTATGAGAACCTGCCTGGTGTCGGCCTGGGCGTGATTGAGTTTACCGAAGCCGCTTATGCCGAAACCGAAGAGGAATGGCTGGCTGCGTTTCCCGCTAGCGGCAGCATTCATTGA
- a CDS encoding glycerophosphodiester phosphodiesterase: MDAMEVKGLPSLFDLEAHRGGRAARPENTLIAFAYALELGVTTLELDMQLTRDGHIVISHDPFMNGNLVKGPDGQYVPYGRYDLRAMTIDEIRQFDVGTINPQAGDYYKSYGKTQIAVPGTVIPTLAEVFELVRAYGNTHVLFNIETKSYPDPALPAAKNNPDPAVFVKKFYEVIKKYHMENRVMLQSFDWRTLKEMKKLDPQITLVALTCEQPAWGRDSQCRQPYEKDASPWMAGLAIDDFKGDYIQAAKVMGADVVSPYWEELSNELVAEAHDLSMKVVPWTVNSPAKMNMLIDMGVDGLITDKPWLLRELLIKRGIQVARPTVNTASPYHTGTGIAGGAMEKLGQDGDSAG; the protein is encoded by the coding sequence ATGGATGCGATGGAAGTTAAGGGGTTGCCGTCCCTGTTCGACTTGGAGGCTCACCGGGGCGGCCGGGCTGCCCGGCCGGAAAACACGCTGATAGCGTTTGCTTATGCCCTGGAACTGGGCGTGACAACTCTGGAACTGGACATGCAGTTGACCAGGGACGGCCATATTGTCATCAGTCACGATCCGTTTATGAACGGTAATCTGGTCAAAGGTCCGGACGGCCAGTATGTCCCTTACGGCCGGTATGACTTGCGTGCCATGACAATCGATGAAATCAGGCAGTTCGATGTGGGAACAATCAATCCCCAGGCCGGCGATTACTATAAAAGTTATGGCAAAACGCAAATCGCCGTTCCCGGCACGGTCATACCGACGCTGGCAGAAGTGTTTGAACTGGTCCGCGCTTACGGCAATACTCATGTCCTGTTCAATATCGAAACCAAATCCTACCCCGATCCGGCCTTGCCGGCAGCGAAAAACAATCCAGATCCGGCTGTTTTTGTGAAAAAGTTCTATGAAGTGATAAAAAAGTATCATATGGAGAACCGGGTTATGCTGCAGTCCTTTGACTGGCGAACCCTGAAAGAAATGAAAAAACTGGACCCTCAGATTACCCTGGTCGCCCTGACCTGTGAGCAGCCTGCCTGGGGCCGCGACAGCCAGTGCCGCCAACCTTATGAAAAGGACGCTTCGCCCTGGATGGCCGGTTTGGCTATTGACGATTTCAAAGGAGATTACATCCAGGCGGCCAAAGTCATGGGCGCCGACGTGGTATCGCCCTATTGGGAAGAGCTTTCCAATGAATTGGTGGCCGAGGCTCATGACTTGAGTATGAAAGTTGTTCCCTGGACAGTGAACAGTCCGGCTAAAATGAACATGCTGATTGACATGGGAGTTGACGGACTGATTACCGATAAGCCTTGGCTTTTGCGGGAATTGCTGATTAAACGGGGCATTCAGGTCGCCCGGCCAACCGTCAATACCGCCAGTCCTTACCATACCGGCACAGGCATTGCCGGCGGTGCTATGGAAAAGTTGGGTCAAGACGGTGATTCGGCCGGGTAA
- a CDS encoding Dabb family protein, whose amino-acid sequence MIINNLLLKLKDRSPENITKAREVLLSMKGEIEVLVDLTVAANIRSGPAAYDILLIAKYNTMEDLEAYLTHPVHVEVGKYIAGVVESNASVCYRD is encoded by the coding sequence ATGATTATTAATAACCTATTGTTAAAGCTAAAAGACAGAAGTCCGGAGAATATAACAAAGGCACGGGAAGTGCTGCTAAGTATGAAGGGGGAAATCGAGGTTCTTGTTGATTTAACAGTAGCGGCCAATATTCGTTCAGGGCCGGCCGCTTACGACATCTTATTGATTGCAAAATATAACACGATGGAAGATCTTGAAGCATATTTGACTCATCCGGTACATGTTGAAGTGGGGAAATATATAGCCGGTGTGGTAGAAAGCAATGCAAGTGTGTGTTATAGGGACTGA
- a CDS encoding helix-turn-helix transcriptional regulator has protein sequence MKMNRLFEITIILLNKGTATAKELAERFGVSTRTIYRDIDVLSGTGVPVYMSKGSGGGIYLMENYSINRTFISTQESESLLLAIRTLQATKYPEVDKVLEKLGAIFKDLPSQDWVEVDFSPWGSTTNESDKFNDIKRALLQRRVVYFRYVNAEGQKSNRYVEPEKLVFKDNAWYLTAFCRQRQEFRTFRISRMKELMVLPDLFERKAAYITAKETKDSSQPSVHLKVRVWAKALNRLYDYFDDTYITANGDGSFTLAVDLPGGEWLYSYILSLGDSAEVLEPLSLRRGIVSRMKQALNMYEVN, from the coding sequence ATGAAGATGAACCGTTTATTTGAGATAACTATTATTTTACTTAATAAGGGAACTGCTACGGCCAAAGAACTTGCTGAACGTTTTGGCGTGTCAACAAGAACGATTTACCGGGATATTGATGTTCTGTCCGGAACCGGTGTGCCTGTGTATATGAGTAAAGGCAGCGGAGGGGGGATCTATCTTATGGAAAATTATTCCATCAACCGGACCTTCATTTCCACTCAGGAAAGTGAAAGCTTGTTGTTGGCGATCAGAACACTACAGGCAACTAAATATCCTGAAGTGGACAAAGTCTTGGAAAAGCTGGGAGCCATATTTAAAGATCTACCCAGTCAGGACTGGGTAGAAGTTGACTTTTCTCCCTGGGGGAGCACGACGAATGAAAGCGATAAATTTAATGACATCAAACGGGCCTTGCTGCAACGAAGGGTAGTTTATTTTCGATATGTGAACGCCGAAGGGCAAAAGAGCAACCGGTACGTCGAACCGGAAAAGCTGGTTTTCAAAGATAATGCGTGGTATCTTACCGCTTTTTGCCGGCAGCGCCAGGAATTTAGAACGTTCCGTATTTCCCGGATGAAAGAGTTGATGGTATTGCCTGATCTCTTTGAACGGAAAGCAGCTTATATTACGGCTAAGGAAACGAAAGATTCCAGCCAGCCTTCAGTGCATCTAAAAGTGCGAGTCTGGGCAAAGGCATTGAATCGGTTATACGATTATTTTGACGATACCTATATCACTGCTAACGGTGATGGCAGTTTTACTTTAGCTGTTGATCTGCCCGGCGGAGAATGGCTTTATAGCTATATTCTGTCATTAGGCGATTCTGCGGAGGTACTGGAACCACTTTCGCTCAGAAGGGGTATCGTGAGCAGAATGAAGCAGGCATTAAATATGTACGAGGTAAATTAA
- the nirJ2 gene encoding putative heme d1 biosynthesis radical SAM protein NirJ2 — protein MIISWNTTNACNMYCDHCYRDAGCKAEEELNTVEAKTLLEQIARAGFKIMIFSGGEPLTRPDIVELVAYATSLGLRPVFGTNGTLITLDLAKQLKAAGAMGMGISLDSMNAARHNEFRRFPEAWEGAVRGMRNCREAGLAFQIHTTVMDWNSHELEAITDFAVAEGAVAHHFFFLVPTGRATSIEAESLRAEAYEETLTRILQKQKEVPIELKPTCAPQFMRIAKQMDLKLRFGRGCLAGTSYCIISPRGQVQPCAYLNMPLGDVRKTPFDEIWRNNEVFQKLRTLDYQGGCGSCEYKRACGGCRARAAYYHEGDYMAEEPWCLYHGRKGE, from the coding sequence ATGATTATTTCCTGGAATACAACCAACGCATGCAATATGTACTGTGATCACTGTTATCGTGACGCCGGCTGCAAAGCGGAGGAAGAATTAAATACGGTGGAAGCCAAAACCTTACTGGAGCAAATTGCCCGGGCGGGGTTTAAAATTATGATTTTCAGCGGTGGCGAGCCTTTGACCCGTCCCGATATTGTAGAACTGGTGGCCTATGCTACCTCACTGGGACTGCGGCCTGTATTCGGTACCAACGGCACGTTGATTACGCTGGACCTGGCTAAGCAGCTAAAAGCCGCCGGGGCGATGGGGATGGGCATATCCCTCGATTCGATGAATGCCGCCAGGCACAACGAATTTCGCCGTTTCCCGGAAGCCTGGGAGGGAGCGGTACGGGGCATGCGTAACTGTCGTGAGGCAGGGCTGGCTTTTCAGATTCATACGACGGTGATGGACTGGAACTCCCATGAACTGGAGGCCATTACCGATTTTGCCGTGGCCGAAGGCGCTGTGGCGCATCATTTTTTCTTTTTGGTGCCCACCGGCCGGGCGACTTCGATTGAGGCTGAATCGCTGCGGGCCGAAGCCTATGAAGAGACGTTGACCCGGATTTTGCAAAAGCAGAAGGAAGTGCCGATTGAACTTAAACCTACCTGTGCGCCGCAATTTATGCGGATTGCCAAACAAATGGACCTGAAGCTGCGCTTTGGCCGCGGCTGTCTGGCCGGTACCTCTTACTGTATTATCAGTCCCAGAGGACAGGTGCAGCCTTGCGCGTACCTGAATATGCCGCTGGGTGATGTGAGAAAAACGCCGTTTGATGAAATCTGGCGCAATAATGAAGTGTTTCAAAAGCTCCGGACACTGGACTACCAGGGCGGCTGCGGTTCCTGCGAGTATAAACGGGCTTGCGGCGGCTGCCGGGCCAGAGCGGCCTATTATCACGAAGGTGATTATATGGCCGAAGAGCCCTGGTGTCTGTACCATGGCCGGAAAGGCGAATAG
- the nirJ1 gene encoding putative heme d1 biosynthesis radical SAM protein NirJ1, with the protein MISVTKLLFSTDYFGDGLRYNHASRGARHGVTKGAGPVVVWNSTKTCNLRCRHCYMESDAQKYQGELTTAEARRFIDDLAEFKVPVLLFSGGEPLIRPDFFELAAYAAEKGIRPTLSTNGTLITAEVAARIKQIGVGYVGISLDGLREVNDAFRGKEGAFAAAMQGIQNCVAVGQRVGLRFTINKHNLQELEHIFDFIEEENIDRVCFYHLVYSGRGNQMLDEDVTPAESRQAMDIIIRRTRDFERRGLAKEILTVDNHCDGVYMYLKALEENNPALAARIKELISMNGGNRSGIAFAEVDPNGYVHPDQFTQHHTFGNVRERKFGDIWTDLSHPVLAGLKDRKPLLKGRCAACQYLANCNGNFRTRAEAITGDFWESDPACYLTDEEIGICGQQQDAV; encoded by the coding sequence ATGATAAGCGTCACGAAATTGTTATTTTCGACCGATTATTTCGGCGATGGATTACGGTATAATCATGCGTCGCGAGGCGCGCGGCACGGTGTTACGAAAGGAGCCGGTCCGGTAGTGGTCTGGAATTCCACTAAGACCTGCAATCTGCGCTGCCGTCACTGTTATATGGAATCGGATGCGCAAAAGTACCAGGGGGAGCTGACGACGGCGGAAGCTCGGCGGTTTATTGATGATTTGGCGGAGTTCAAAGTGCCTGTCCTGCTATTTTCCGGCGGCGAGCCGCTCATCCGGCCCGATTTTTTTGAACTGGCGGCTTATGCGGCTGAAAAAGGTATCCGTCCGACGCTGTCGACCAACGGTACGCTTATCACAGCGGAGGTCGCGGCCCGGATCAAGCAGATCGGTGTGGGTTACGTGGGCATTTCTCTTGACGGATTGCGGGAAGTGAACGATGCTTTCCGGGGCAAAGAGGGAGCCTTTGCGGCGGCTATGCAGGGAATTCAAAACTGTGTGGCTGTCGGTCAGCGGGTTGGACTGCGCTTTACGATCAACAAGCATAATTTGCAGGAGCTGGAGCATATTTTCGACTTCATTGAAGAGGAAAATATTGACCGCGTCTGTTTTTACCATCTGGTATACTCCGGCCGGGGCAATCAGATGCTGGATGAGGATGTGACACCGGCCGAATCGCGGCAGGCGATGGATATCATTATTCGCCGGACCCGGGATTTTGAACGGCGCGGTCTGGCCAAGGAGATTCTGACAGTCGATAATCACTGCGATGGCGTATACATGTACTTAAAGGCATTGGAGGAGAACAATCCCGCTTTGGCCGCCAGAATTAAGGAACTCATTTCGATGAACGGCGGCAACCGTTCGGGCATTGCTTTTGCCGAAGTTGATCCCAACGGCTATGTGCACCCTGACCAGTTTACGCAGCACCATACCTTCGGTAATGTGCGGGAAAGAAAGTTCGGCGATATCTGGACCGATTTGAGCCATCCCGTTTTGGCCGGTTTAAAAGACCGTAAACCACTCTTAAAAGGCCGCTGTGCCGCCTGTCAGTATCTGGCCAACTGTAACGGCAATTTCCGTACCAGAGCCGAAGCGATTACCGGTGACTTCTGGGAATCCGATCCGGCCTGTTATCTTACGGACGAAGAAATCGGCATTTGCGGACAGCAGCAGGATGCCGTATAA
- a CDS encoding TetR/AcrR family transcriptional regulator has protein sequence MVKISNRRERKKRDSKNAIIEAAVTLFAQKGYNDTSIAEIMSEADLGLGTFYNYFQSKEEILKHFLAEITLNINQSYTKLLQEPRPAAEVLSEMFLLTGRILDQNRFVLPLFLSAAARGAGGKPHAPSPGRLTFKSIFLSIIQDGQAKGEFRSDIPAEVITEMFHAVFQAASFSSLDIGFMENIEYKLKIILTGLAAGGRQPG, from the coding sequence GTGGTTAAAATAAGCAATCGACGGGAAAGAAAGAAGAGAGATTCCAAAAATGCCATTATTGAAGCGGCTGTTACGCTGTTTGCTCAAAAGGGCTACAATGATACGTCCATTGCCGAAATTATGAGTGAAGCCGACTTGGGGCTGGGAACTTTTTATAATTATTTTCAGTCCAAGGAAGAAATATTAAAGCATTTTCTGGCCGAAATAACGCTAAATATCAACCAGTCCTACACCAAATTGCTGCAGGAGCCCAGGCCGGCCGCCGAGGTGCTGTCCGAGATGTTTTTATTGACCGGCCGTATCCTGGATCAAAACCGTTTTGTGCTGCCTCTGTTTTTGAGCGCCGCTGCCAGAGGAGCGGGCGGTAAGCCCCATGCTCCGTCGCCGGGACGGCTGACTTTTAAAAGCATTTTTCTCAGCATTATTCAGGACGGGCAGGCAAAGGGTGAATTCCGGTCGGATATTCCGGCCGAAGTCATTACGGAAATGTTTCATGCCGTGTTTCAGGCCGCTTCGTTCAGCAGTCTGGACATCGGGTTTATGGAGAATATCGAATACAAGCTGAAAATTATCCTGACCGGTCTGGCGGCGGGCGGCCGGCAGCCGGGTTAA
- a CDS encoding HD-GYP domain-containing protein has protein sequence MNEPVQSNVPIIDKVNMDAIEAFCREVYYCDPYTSMHEEHVAELMAGLASQLGMNSNEISLAFIVGLVHDVGKIKIPEYILTKPGKLTAEEFSIMKEHAEQGAAMLAAVEGADFIVPIMRHHHERYDGNGYPSGLSGISIPLLSRMLAVCDSFDAMTTHRCYREPVTLEASVEEIRHCSGTQFDPAIAEVFIQFLKERFGFSI, from the coding sequence GTGAACGAGCCAGTGCAAAGTAACGTACCAATCATCGACAAAGTAAACATGGATGCTATTGAGGCCTTCTGCCGGGAAGTGTACTATTGCGACCCCTATACCTCTATGCATGAGGAGCATGTGGCGGAGCTCATGGCCGGCCTGGCCAGCCAATTGGGCATGAATTCCAATGAAATCAGTCTTGCCTTTATCGTCGGTCTCGTACACGATGTCGGCAAGATTAAAATTCCTGAATACATTCTCACCAAGCCCGGCAAATTGACCGCTGAAGAATTCAGCATTATGAAAGAACACGCTGAACAGGGCGCCGCTATGCTGGCCGCCGTGGAAGGGGCCGACTTCATTGTCCCGATCATGCGCCACCACCATGAACGGTACGACGGCAATGGCTATCCGTCGGGGCTCAGCGGCATCTCCATTCCACTGCTAAGCCGGATGCTGGCAGTCTGCGATTCCTTTGACGCCATGACCACTCACCGGTGCTACCGGGAGCCTGTGACGCTGGAGGCCTCGGTGGAAGAAATCCGGCACTGTTCCGGCACTCAGTTCGATCCGGCAATTGCCGAAGTCTTCATCCAGTTTCTAAAAGAGCGTTTTGGGTTCTCTATCTAA